In Tiliqua scincoides isolate rTilSci1 chromosome 1, rTilSci1.hap2, whole genome shotgun sequence, the following are encoded in one genomic region:
- the LOC136645046 gene encoding keratin, type II cytoskeletal 8-like has translation MSFISYHHRPGSLSFSSRSQGSLPSRSSLHRASPGGFHPGLLRGSSSAFPGSPLSVSSSFFLSSLPSLEIDPKLHQIRAEEKEQIKGLNNQFASFIDKVRKLEQQNKVLETQLKLLKGKDQYKSNVGRIMGAHSQPLKQQIDALTQDKMKLQNELCHTQAILEELKSRYEDEINRRNQLENEFVVTKKDLDDIYLQKVDVESKLESISNEIKYLNQLFGEEIRELQSQVQNAMVTVEMDNNRELEMKHIIDEVKEQYQAMAAKSRDEAEQWYKNKFDDMARQSQKHYEELKDIKGQIAELTRYAQRVNGEIEALKNQRANLESAISLAEEQGEQAVQNAKGTIQELEEALRRAKQDMASKVREYQELMNIKLALDIEIATYRKLLEGEENRMVGQAPSHPQVSAIDKLAGLLTQGMVLPSYNRTTGNSFTNKSSLKRPLLIKTIETKDGKILSEASHFSEK, from the exons ATGAGCTTCATCAGTTATCATCACCGCCCGGGCAGCCTGAGCTTCAGCAGCCGCTCGCAAGGCTCCCTTCCTAGTCGGAGCTCTTTGCACCGGGCGAGTCCGGGGGGTTTCCACCCCGGGCTCCTCCGAGGCTCCTCGAGTGCCTTCCCCGGCTCCCCCCTTTCTGTCTCGTCCAGTTTTTTCCTCTCCTCGCTGCCCAGCTTGGAGATCGACCCCAAGCTGCACCAGATCCGGgcggaggagaaggagcagatcAAGGGGCTCAACAACCAGTTCGCCTCTTTCATCGATAAG GTGCGTAAGCTAGAACAGCAGAACAAAGTACTAGAGACACAGCTGAAGCTCCTGAAAGGCAAAGACCAGTACAAATCCAATGTGGGGCGGATCATGGGAGCCCACAGCCAGCCCCTGAAGCAGCAAATCGATGCACTGACTCAGGATAAGATGAAGCTACAAAATGAACTCTGTCACACACAGGCCATTCTGGAGGAACTGAAGAGCAG GTACGAAGATGAGATCAACAGACGTAACCAACTGGAAAATGAGTTTGTGGTAACCAAGAAG GACCTGGATGATATCTACCTGCAGAAAGTGGATGTTGAGTCCAAGCTAGAGAGCATCTCCAATGAAATCAAGTACCTCAACCAGCTATTTGGAGAG gagaTCCGGGAATTGCAGTCTCAGGTCCAAAATGCAATGGTCACTGTGGAGATGGATAACAACCGGGAGCTGGAGATGAAGCACATAATTGATGAGGTGAAAGAACAATACCAGGCCATGGCTGCCAAAAGCAGAGATGAAGCTGAACAGTGGTACAAGAACAAG TTTGATGACATGGCAAGGCAGTCCCAGAAGCACTATGAGGAGCTGAAAGACATCAAGGGGCAGATTGCTGAGTTGACTCGGTATGCCCAGCGTGTGAATGGGGAAATTGAGGCCTTGAAGAACCAG CGAGCCAATCTAGAGAGTGCCATCTCACTGGCAGAAGAGCAAGGGGAGCAGGCAGTGCAAAATGCCAAAGGCACCATCCAAGAACTGGAGGAGGCACTGAGGCGGGCCAAGCAGGACATGGCTTCCAAGGTGCGAGAATACCAAGAGCTGATGAATATCAAACTGGCCCTTGACATAGAGATTGCCACCTACAGGAAACTGCTGGAAGGAGAAGAGAATCG GATGGTTGGCCAAGCTCCAAGTCACCCTCAAGTCAGTGCCATTGACAAACTAG CTGGACTCCTGACACAAGGGATGGTGCTACCTTCCTACAACAGGACCACGGGGAACTCCTTTACCAATAAAAGCTCCCTGAAGAGGCCCTTGCTGATCAAAACAATTGAGACCAAGGATGGGAAGATCCTCTCGGAGGCCAGCCACTTTTCAGAGAAGTAG